In Salvelinus sp. IW2-2015 linkage group LG8, ASM291031v2, whole genome shotgun sequence, the sequence ACCCCTCtcgcactctctttctctctctctctctccccccccccacctctgacCTCACTCCCTGTTTCTCCCGTTGCCAGGTGGGAGGCCCAGAAGGGGCAGATCTGCAGGTGGACTTCCTCCACGGTTTCCATGGTGACGGCTACCCCTTCGATGGTGCAGGAGGAGCTGTTGGCCACGCCTTCTTCCCTTCTGACCTCACCAGAGCGGGCGGTGTACACCTAGATGCCGAGGAGGAGTGGGTGTTCCGCCAGCCAGGTGAGTGACAGCCAGAAGACCCATAGACAAGAAAAAGAGCTACTGGGGGTTAAAGAGGCCAATACCAAACCAAACACTAGCCCCCCGTCCCCTAGGAacttcctgtagatctgaaagttGAAGGCAAGTATTTGCGTTACTGTGATAGTTCTGTGCAGCCCTCTGGTAAGTTAGGTAGAATTTATGGTCAACTCCACTGTTTAATCATCCTGAGGTTTACAATAGTAAGGGGTTCAATTTGGAAAATATTATTGACACACATTTTTGGAATATTATGGACACAGACAAGACACTGCTAACATTCCCCCTAAACTGAAACTCTACACCTCCCCACAACCCTCGCCCCTCCCKAGCCTCTGAGGGAACGGACTTGTTCACCGTGCTGGTGCATGAATTTGGCCACGCCCTGGGTTTGTCCCACTCGTCTGCCAGGCGCTCTGTGATGAGACCTTACTACCAGGGCCCCGTAGGAGACCCTCTCAACTACCGTCTGGGCCCCAACGACCTGGAGCTCATCACCAGGCTCTATGGtcagtctctgtgtttgtgtatattatcacttgtccacttggtgtgggtgtgtgtcctcCTGTTGTTGTACTGAGTTCTGAAAGGAAGGTGTGTTGACAGGTAATAGAAATCAACTCATGGTCACAGACGTTCCTCGGTTGGTTCATGAAACTCAGCTGCAGCATCGCGACGGACACGGacaccgacacagacacaggtaCTGACACACTACAGACACCAGGTACCTGACAGGTTAACAAAAGTGGATAAGGGGCAGCCATTCAACCAATAACTATCTCCTCCAtctctgcatctctccctccctctcatcctctctgttgctctctgcttctctttcaGCCATTCCGTAGACCGCTGTAACACTAGCTTTGATGCAGTGGCCAAAGATTAGGGAGAGACGTTCTTCTTTAAAGGTGGTGTGGTGTAGGTCGTCTCCCTAATGGTTGGACTATTTTCCCCTAGCCTCCTGTTTTAAACTACGGGCATGATCGCCCCTGGTGGATGTACCCACACTGCAGGACTTTGTATTGAAttcctctctgtctcacctcacctcacctcacattCTTTATCTGTATCTGTCCTTCACCCAATAATCCCCTCATATTACTACTCCTGACTATCCTACCTTATTTCCTctctatttccccccccccccccccccccgctctggCAGGGCTGAGTAATTTGGAGGGTCAGTACTGGGGGCTTGGTTGTCAGCGCCGGGGGGCCTCGGTGAGGAGGCTGTGGGGGGGTCTGCCCCCTAACCTGCCCCCTCTGCAGGCTGTGTTGGAGAGACACTCGGACCACGCCATAATCTTCATCACTGGTAGGTAACCTCTGACTCCAGTCACCCCACACACTATGATGTTGGAAAatgctgtgaaattgtgaaaactaTAATAAGACCATTTTTAtagtaagagctgtttgaaaaaaaacacctgaaatttctgcctgttttggtgggatggagttttggcctgcctggtgacatcatcatgtggtaaattagttaatagaccaataagaaagacagttccaaacctctctaccaataacagctKattttcagttttcccctcccctctcccagaCAGTCGTAGCAAAATTKttgcttgagaaattgctctttgctacYAAGCTATTTTWgtttctttttgaccattttaatttaacacAATCAcagtaattgttacccagaaatggtttgatattgagataaaaacgctgcattggacctttaacaaacAGAGGAGAATTAGTGCTATTCAACAGACTAAACTATGCTCTTGATTCTAGTTTCTCTCTCCACCCGCAATCATATACTCTATGTGAATGAATTATAAACCAGACACAACCTTGAGAACACTCTTCATTGCCTctttccattttgttttgtagAGTCCCAGTTTTGGCTGTTCAATGACCTCTCTCTCCAGGAGGGCTACCCCCGCCCCCTCTCAGCTCTGAGGAAAtggggagagacagaaggaaagggaggaggagaggaagaagaggtggagCAGGGCCTGATGTGGGATCCAAAGGAAGGACCAGTGTGGGGGGAGATTGGAGAGGgggaagcaggaggaggagaggaagaggagagtaacACCTGGGCTGACCTTATCAGAGGAGGAGTGAATGGGATTACCACTgagagagacggtgagagagcgagggagaaatagagggagaaagagagaaagtgtatgagagagaaagtgagtgagagagagatgaacgagGAGAACAGACTGAGATTCTATGAGAGTGACAATATGAAAGATTATATGTGTGAGAGACACCACACGTAATGTACAATACATGTGTGAGTCTGTATATATCAACATACATTAAGCCCCCTCCTATATCACTTCCTCAGGCTCCGTCTACCTCTTCAAAGGAGATTCCTATTGGAAGTTCCCCTACCCAGGCTCTGCCCCGGAGGCAGGATATCCCCGATCCCTGGCCGCCGATTGGTTGGACTGCCCTCACCCCTCCGCACCTGTCCTAGACGACCTatcgctctctctgcctccccctacTGGACGGCAGGAGCTccgcgagagggggagagaagagaggagaggccagaggAAGGGCctggacagacacagagacatagacagagagYGACTGCAGAACTGGCCATGCTCTTGCTTGAATGGAGCAACAGGAGGCAGCACGAGTGTGACATCGTTCATAAGTGCCCTGCTATTGACTCTCTTCCCACTGATAACTGTGTGATGTTGGGCTACGTACCAATATTCTACGATGGCCTCCCACCTCTCAACCTCGTCTGTCCCATGGCTACGTCCCAGTACTCTACGATGGCCTCCCACCTCTCACCCTCTTCTATCGCATGGCTACGTCCCATAACTACAATggcctcctcctctcaccccatTCATTCCCTTGGCAAGCCAGAGGTTGTGGCTGCCGTTGTCAATGGTGCTAGGCCCTTTCTCACCTTCCTCTATGACAACGTTTTCCATTCACCCTTACAATCCATTCTACATACCTACACTTAGGGCTGTGGTATAGGGGTTACGGGTTAGGGGAAGTTGGGAATTTTGGACACAACCAAGAAGTCTCTCCACACTAAAGGAGGAATGTTTGTCGTGGACATTTGTATATTRCAGCAgaatctgtctctgtctatctgtgaAATGTATCCCTTTGCACCTTGTTGTACAGCCAACGCTCAATGATTGTGTAATTKTGgccaatttcagaaaatgttatctAACGAAATAAAATAAAACYTTGTCTTCAGTGTGCAGATGTCTAATTTATATTTGATACTAAAAGCAATAAAAGTAAGTCAATGTTTGGTTTATAGTTCACCGTCAAAACATGTCTCTTGGGGTGTTGCCCTATAGAGGAACCTGACCCAAACCAAACCAAAACTATAAATAATTGATAGGTTGTTAGAGGTCCATGGTTTAATCATGATGTCACTGCCTCTAGAGTTCAACCAATGTAAATTGACCTTGGGGATCCAGTAGGAAGTAGGCCCCACAGGCTGATTTGGGTAACTTCGGTATTGCGTAACATGGGGAGAAAACATTCTCTTGAAACACACCAGTCTTACCTCAGTATACATTGAAGGTGTTTCAGCTcattgacaacaaacacttccttCTTGCTAACTTACTTCTCTGCAGGCTCAGTTTTATCTTGATTTACACAATGTGGTGTCCTCTATGTGGCCCTCCTCCTTGCTCTGTTGTCTGTGGGAACAGCAGCACCGGCCCCAGAGGATTGTGGACATCTGGTCAAACCGCTCGCACCGGGAAGACCAGCATACTGTGAGTaatcacctacagttgaagtcggaagttacatacacttcagccaaatacattaaactcagtttttcacaattcttgacatttaatcatagtaaaattgtcttagtcagttaggatcaccacttgattttaaagaatggaaatgtcagaaataatagtagagagaatgattttatttcagcttttatttctttcatcacattcccagtgggtcagaagtttacatacactcaattagtatttggtagcattgcctttaaacttgggtcaaacatttccggtagccatccacaagcttcccacaataagttgggtgaattttggcccattcctcctgacagagctaatgtaactgagtcaggtttgtaggcctccttgctcgcacacgctttttcagttctgcccacaaatcttctataggattaaggtcaggctttgtgatggccactccaataccttgactttgttgtccttatctgaggacagcgccccacaccaaaatacttttccaaaccagcacaggcgtcacaaaagtaacaaatagcaataaaatacatcacttacctttgaagatcttcctctgtttgcaatcccaagggtcccagctacacgaTAAagttgataaagtccttctttatatcccaaaaatgtcagtttagttggcacgcTTCATTCAGTAATTCACTCGTTCAACATGGATACAAACAAATTCAAAAAGTTACCAGTAAAGTTCGTCCAAAAAAGTCAAatgatgtttctaattaatcctcaggtactctaatatctaaataaatgatgcaatttaagacggagaatagtatgttcaataaggaagataaataacgaacaGCGCACACCTAATTTACGCGCCACAAGACTACatttctaatgagagacaccttggaaaaactacaactactcgctttttcagaaaacaagcctgacaccctttctaaagactgttgacatctagtgtaagccataggaactgcaatctgggagctgtttatttgtatatcccatagacaagcattgaaatggactgtgacctcaaaaaaacatttcccggatggattttcctcgggttttcgcctgccatatcagttctgttatactcacagacattatttttaacagttttagaaacttcagagtgttttctatccaatgctaccaattatatgcatatcctagcttctggtccTGTGTAACAGGCAGATTACTTTGGGCAAGTCattcatccgaacttccgaacactgccccctagccctaagatgtgtccttaagccattttgccacaacctgggaagtatgcttggggtcattgtccatttggaaaacccatttgcgaccaagatttaactaccTGACtaatatcttgagatgttgcttcaatatattcacataattttccttcctcaagatgccatctattttgtgaagtgcaccagtccctcctgcagcaaagcacacccacaacatgatgctgccacccctgtgcttctcggttgggatggtgttcttcggcttgcaagcctccccctttttcctccaaacataacaatggtcattatgggcaaacagttctatttctgttt encodes:
- the LOC111967479 gene encoding LOW QUALITY PROTEIN: matrix metalloproteinase-17 (The sequence of the model RefSeq protein was modified relative to this genomic sequence to represent the inferred CDS: deleted 2 bases in 1 codon; substituted 1 base at 1 genomic stop codon), translating into MKAAAWSFLLLYVCEXMQTVSVAGVQGSAVAPTDTTASTCSTPVTPTDDETTGLVDWLTRYGYLPPSDPSTGQLQAWTAVTHAVSAMQRFAGLEETGVAXEETLALMRAPRCSLPDKGEEPKPLANQLQEGQGLRRKRAVTTWTRRNINWRLRSYPTSSSLSRETIRSLVFYALRVWEEPTPLEFHEVGGPEGADLQVDFLHGFHGDGYPFDGAGGAVGHAFFPSDLTRAGGVHLDAEEEWVFRQPASEGTDLFTVLVHEFGHALGLSHSSARRSVMRPYYQGPVGDPLNYRLGPNDLELITRLYGNRNQLMVTDVPRLVHETQLQHRDGHGHRHRHSHSVDRCNTSFDAVAKDXGETFFFKGVIWRVSTGGLVQRRGASVRRLWGGLPPNLPPLQAVLERHSDHAIIFITESQFWLFNDLSLQEGYPRPLSALRKWGETEGKGGGEEEEVEQGLMWDPKEGPVWGEIGEGEAGGGEEEESNTWADLIRGGVNGITTERDGSVYLFKGDSYWKFPYPGSAPEAGYPRSLAADWLDCPHPSAPVLDDLSLSLPPPTGRQELRERGREERRGQRKGLDRHRDIDREXLQNWPCSCLNGATGGSTSVTSFISALLLTLFPLITV